GCATAGAGTTCAGTAACCAAAAATGCCTATACCTGTTCCCGGAATTGAGCTAATCAAAGAGTTTGAAGGCTGTCATCTCGTCGCTTACCCTGATCCACTCTCAGGAGGCAAGCCCATTACTATTGGTTGGGGATGCACCAAAAAACTGGATGGCGGTGAATGGAAATTGGGCGATCGCATCACTCAAGAACAAGCCGATCAACTACTCATTCACCAACTAGAAAACGACTATTTACCCAAACTGCAAAAAATCCCGCACTGGGACGAAATGAACGACAACCAACGCGGCGCGTTACTTAGCTTTGGCTACAATTTGGGGGCGAGTTTCTACGGCGGCAGTAATTTTCAAACCATCACCAAGGCGCTAAAAAATAAGGAATGGGATAAACTGAAAACGGTTATCCCTATGTACTGCAATCCCGGCAGTAAAGTAGAGAAGGGATTGCGACGACGTAGGGAGGCGGAAGTGAACTACCTACACTGACCTTGCGGTACAGTGTAGGCTTCCCAATTCAATGGGGATTGCCTCAACCTTCGTAGATTTTTTACGTCCCGAAGATTTTGGTCTTACATCCCCTC
The sequence above is drawn from the Aulosira sp. FACHB-615 genome and encodes:
- a CDS encoding lysozyme, whose amino-acid sequence is MPIPVPGIELIKEFEGCHLVAYPDPLSGGKPITIGWGCTKKLDGGEWKLGDRITQEQADQLLIHQLENDYLPKLQKIPHWDEMNDNQRGALLSFGYNLGASFYGGSNFQTITKALKNKEWDKLKTVIPMYCNPGSKVEKGLRRRREAEVNYLH